From Onychomys torridus unplaced genomic scaffold, mOncTor1.1, whole genome shotgun sequence, a single genomic window includes:
- the Mvb12a gene encoding multivesicular body subunit 12A: MDSGADAEPLAGLVWSSALTPPPPGFSAITCTVEGATASFGRSFAQKAGYFLCLSPLGSLRSAQDNVVVDMQIVMDKGPLPSGFSAVNDPLDTKASVSKKKRMCVKLMPLGAADMVVCDVKLSGKTKTVPGYLRVGDMGGFAIWCKKSKAPRPVPKPRTVSQDMQGLSLDPPRQPSKGSHPERTLSRLGSRASTLQRNDSIYEASSLYGISAMDGVPFTLHPRFEGKSCGPLNFSAFGDLTIKSLADIEKEYNYGFVVEKTAAARLPPSVS, from the exons ATGGATTCCGGGGCGGACGCGGAGCCGCTCGCGGGCCTGGTCTGGTCGTCAGCCCtgacgccgccgccgccgggttTCAGCGCG ATCACCTGCACCGTGGAGGGCGCGACGGCCAGCTTCGGCCGCAGCTTCGCGCAGAAGGCTGGCTACTTCCTGTGCCTGAGCCCGCTGGGCAGCCTGAGG AGCGCTCAGGACAATGTGGTAGTGGACATGCAGATCGTGATGGACAAGGGCCCCCTGCCGTCCGGCTTCTCTGCAGTCAACGACCCTCTAGACACCA aGGCCTCTGTGTCCAAGAAGAAACGCATGTGTGTGAAGCTGATGCCCCTGGGGGCTGCTGACATGGTTGTGTGTGACGTGAAGCTGAGTGGGAAGACCAAGACAGTGCCCGGATACCTACGAGTGGG GGACATGGGTGGTTTTGCCATCTGGTGCAAGAAGTCCAAGGCTCCAAGGCCAGTGCCCAAGCCCCGCACTGTCAGCCAGGATATGCAGGGCCTCTCGCTGGACCCACCCAGACAACCCAG CAAAGGCAGCCACCCCGAGCGGACGTTGTCCAGGCTAGGCTCCCGGGCATCCACTCTGCAGAGGAATGACTCCATCTATGAGGCGTCCAGTCTCTATGGCATCTCAG CCATGGATGGGGTTCCCTTTACACTGCACCCCCGATTCGAGGGCAAAAGCTGCGGGCCTCTG AACTTTTCTGCCTTTGGGGACCTGACCATTAAGTCACTGGCAGACATTGAGAAGGAG tATAACTATGGCTTCGTGGTGGAGAAGACAGCAGCTGCGCGCCTGCCCCCCAGCGTCTCCTAA